One Obesumbacterium proteus DNA window includes the following coding sequences:
- a CDS encoding LysR family transcriptional regulator, protein MSKDRALTLEALRVMDAIDRRGSFAAAADELGRVPSALSYTMQKLEEELDVVLFDRSGHRTKFTNVGRMLLERGRILLEAADKLTTDAEALSRGWETHITVVCEALVPATQLFPLVDKLSKKANTQLSLMTEVLAGAWERLEQGRADIVIAPDMHFRSSSEINVRKLYKVMSVYVAAPEHPIHLEPEPLSDAVRVKYRGIAVADTARERPVLTVQLLDKQQRLTVSTIADKRQALIDGLGVATMPYPLVEQDIAEGRLRVVSAEYSHETDIIMAWRRDSMGEAKSWLLREIPKLFMNR, encoded by the coding sequence ATGAGTAAAGATCGCGCGCTGACATTGGAAGCATTGCGGGTCATGGATGCCATAGATCGTCGTGGAAGTTTTGCAGCGGCGGCAGACGAATTAGGCCGAGTGCCTTCAGCTTTAAGCTACACCATGCAAAAGCTAGAAGAAGAGCTGGATGTGGTGTTGTTCGACCGTTCTGGCCACCGCACTAAATTTACCAATGTGGGACGCATGTTGCTCGAACGTGGGCGCATTCTTCTTGAAGCGGCCGACAAGCTGACGACAGATGCCGAAGCGCTTTCGCGCGGTTGGGAAACGCACATTACGGTGGTATGCGAGGCTTTGGTGCCCGCCACACAGCTTTTCCCGCTGGTGGATAAGCTTTCGAAAAAAGCCAATACTCAACTGTCTCTCATGACCGAAGTTTTAGCGGGTGCATGGGAGCGCCTTGAACAAGGGCGTGCGGATATCGTGATCGCGCCAGATATGCATTTTCGTTCTTCGTCTGAGATCAACGTGCGTAAGCTCTATAAGGTGATGAGCGTTTATGTTGCCGCCCCTGAGCATCCTATTCATTTAGAGCCAGAGCCTTTATCCGACGCTGTTCGGGTGAAATATCGCGGCATTGCCGTAGCGGATACTGCGCGTGAGCGCCCCGTGTTGACGGTTCAACTGCTTGATAAGCAACAGCGTTTAACCGTGAGCACTATTGCGGATAAACGTCAGGCGCTTATTGATGGGCTGGGCGTTGCAACTATGCCTTATCCGTTGGTCGAACAGGATATTGCCGAAGGTCGCCTGCGGGTGGTGAGCGCCGAATACAGTCATGAAACCGATATTATTATGGCGTGGCGTCGCGATAGCATGGGCGAGGCAAAATCTTGGCTTCTGCGTGAGATCCCTAAGCTGTTTATGAACCGCTGA
- a CDS encoding pirin family protein codes for MITQRKAQNCGHADYGWLKSRYTFSFGHYFDPKLMGYASLRVLNQDVLAPGASLQPRTFPRVDVLNIILDGDVEYRDSEGSHTQAHTGDVVLLATQGNISYSEHNLNSDKPLTRMQLWLNVCPERENDEIQRLTLVEEPYRLLASPEGDNGSLQLRQQVWIHHLDLKPGEQHTLHLHGSRAYVQSIHGSYKTQDSAELLACGDGAFINDEESLTLTAVTPLRALVIDLPV; via the coding sequence ATGATTACACAACGAAAAGCCCAAAACTGCGGACACGCTGACTATGGTTGGCTCAAGTCCCGCTATACATTTTCCTTCGGCCACTATTTTGATCCTAAGCTGATGGGATATGCGTCACTGCGCGTTCTCAATCAGGATGTATTGGCACCCGGTGCGTCATTACAGCCACGCACCTTCCCACGCGTCGACGTATTGAACATTATTCTTGATGGTGACGTAGAGTACCGAGATAGCGAAGGCAGCCATACACAAGCCCATACTGGCGATGTGGTGTTACTCGCCACGCAGGGGAACATCAGCTACAGCGAACATAATCTCAATAGTGATAAACCGCTTACTCGCATGCAGCTATGGCTAAATGTATGCCCAGAAAGAGAAAACGACGAGATCCAGCGCCTCACGCTCGTAGAAGAGCCTTACCGCTTGCTCGCTTCGCCCGAAGGCGACAACGGCAGCCTGCAACTGCGCCAGCAGGTGTGGATCCATCATTTGGATCTTAAACCGGGTGAGCAGCACACGTTACATTTGCACGGATCGCGTGCCTATGTGCAGTCGATCCACGGAAGCTACAAAACGCAGGATAGCGCCGAGCTGTTAGCCTGCGGCGACGGTGCCTTTATCAATGATGAAGAAAGCCTAACCCTCACCGCCGTCACACCGCTGCGCGCACTGGTGATTGATTTGCCGGTGTGA
- the nrdD gene encoding anaerobic ribonucleoside-triphosphate reductase yields the protein MKPIVIKRDGCQVPFDEQRIKEAVVRAARAAGVDDTDYCATVARVVAMQMADLERVDIHVIQNAVENQLMAGNYKQLARAYIEYRHDRDVSREQRGRLNQEIRGLVEQSNAALLNENANKDSKVIPTQRDLLAGIVAKHYATQHILPRDVVLAHERGEIHYHDLDYSPFFPMFNCMLIDLKGMLTNGFKMGNAEIERPKSISTATAVTAQIIAQVASHIYGGTTINRIDEVLAPFVTSSFEKHRKTADEWNIPDAEGYAKTRTEKECYDAFQSLEYEVNTLHTANGQTPFVTFGFGLGTSWESRLIQQSILKNRIAGLGKNRKTAVFPKLVFAIRDGLNHKFGDANYDIKQLALECASKRMYPDILNYDQVVKVTGSFKTPMGCRSFLGVYEENGEMIHEGRNNLGVISLNLPRIALEAKGDEAAFWKLLDERLELSKKALMTRIARLEGIKARVAPILYMEGACGVRLKADDNIADIFKNGRASISLGYIGIHETMNALFGNQTHVFDDETLRAKAVAIVARLQQATDSWKEETGYGFSLYSTPSENLCDRFCRLDTAEFGVVPGVTDKGYYTNSFHLDVEKKVNPYDKLDFEAPYPPLASGGFICYGEYPNLQHNLKALEDVWDYSYSRVPYYGTNTPIDECYECGFTGEFECTSKGFTCPKCGNHDSAKVSVIRRVCGYLGSPDARPFNAGKQEEVKRRVKHLNNGQIG from the coding sequence GTGAAACCAATAGTGATTAAACGGGACGGTTGTCAGGTACCATTTGACGAACAGCGAATCAAGGAAGCTGTGGTGCGTGCTGCCCGAGCGGCAGGCGTTGATGATACTGATTATTGTGCAACCGTAGCCCGCGTAGTCGCTATGCAGATGGCCGATCTCGAGCGTGTTGATATCCATGTGATTCAAAACGCAGTAGAAAACCAGCTGATGGCAGGCAACTATAAGCAGCTTGCGCGTGCATACATTGAGTATCGTCACGACCGTGACGTGTCTCGTGAACAACGCGGCCGTCTTAATCAGGAAATCCGTGGCCTGGTTGAGCAAAGCAATGCCGCTTTGCTGAACGAAAACGCAAACAAAGACAGTAAAGTTATCCCAACCCAGCGCGATCTGTTGGCGGGTATCGTGGCAAAACACTACGCGACACAGCACATTCTGCCGCGTGACGTGGTGCTTGCGCACGAACGTGGTGAAATTCACTACCACGATCTGGATTACTCTCCGTTCTTCCCAATGTTTAACTGCATGCTGATCGACCTTAAAGGCATGCTGACTAACGGCTTCAAGATGGGTAACGCAGAAATTGAGCGTCCTAAATCTATCTCGACCGCCACCGCCGTGACCGCACAGATTATCGCTCAGGTCGCCAGCCATATTTATGGCGGCACCACGATTAACCGTATTGACGAAGTTCTGGCGCCGTTTGTCACTTCAAGCTTTGAAAAACATCGTAAAACCGCTGACGAATGGAACATTCCAGACGCAGAAGGCTATGCAAAAACCCGCACCGAAAAAGAGTGCTACGACGCATTCCAATCTCTGGAATACGAAGTCAACACGCTGCATACCGCTAACGGTCAAACCCCATTTGTGACCTTCGGTTTTGGCTTGGGAACCAGCTGGGAATCTCGTCTTATCCAGCAATCTATCCTGAAAAACCGTATCGCAGGCTTGGGTAAAAATCGTAAAACTGCCGTGTTCCCTAAACTGGTCTTCGCCATTCGCGATGGCTTAAACCACAAGTTTGGCGACGCGAACTACGATATCAAACAGTTGGCGCTAGAGTGTGCTAGCAAGCGTATGTACCCAGATATTCTTAACTATGATCAAGTAGTTAAAGTTACCGGCTCGTTCAAAACACCAATGGGCTGCCGTAGCTTCTTGGGTGTGTATGAAGAAAATGGTGAGATGATCCACGAAGGGCGTAACAACCTCGGCGTCATTAGCCTAAACCTGCCGCGTATCGCTTTAGAAGCTAAAGGTGACGAAGCTGCATTTTGGAAATTGCTGGACGAACGTTTAGAGCTTTCTAAGAAAGCATTAATGACGCGTATTGCTCGTCTGGAAGGTATCAAAGCACGCGTTGCACCGATCCTCTATATGGAAGGTGCATGTGGTGTTCGCCTGAAAGCCGACGACAATATTGCTGATATTTTCAAAAATGGACGTGCGTCAATTTCGCTGGGCTACATCGGTATTCACGAAACGATGAATGCGCTGTTCGGCAACCAAACTCACGTCTTCGATGATGAAACCCTGCGTGCGAAAGCCGTGGCGATTGTTGCACGTTTACAGCAGGCAACCGACAGCTGGAAAGAAGAAACCGGCTACGGCTTCAGCTTATACAGCACGCCAAGCGAAAACCTGTGTGACCGTTTCTGCCGCTTGGATACCGCTGAATTTGGCGTTGTACCAGGTGTGACCGATAAAGGTTATTACACCAACAGCTTCCACTTGGACGTTGAGAAAAAAGTTAACCCATACGACAAGCTGGATTTCGAAGCGCCATATCCGCCATTGGCGAGCGGCGGTTTCATTTGCTACGGCGAATATCCAAACCTACAGCACAACCTGAAAGCGCTGGAAGACGTCTGGGATTATAGCTATAGCCGTGTCCCTTACTACGGTACGAATACGCCAATCGATGAGTGCTACGAGTGCGGTTTCACCGGTGAGTTTGAGTGTACCAGCAAAGGCTTTACCTGCCCGAAATGTGGTAATCACGATTCGGCTAAGGTTTCCGTGATCCGCCGTGTATGTGGCTATCTGGGTAGCCCTGATGCGCGTCCGTTCAACGCCGGTAAGCAAGAAGAAGTTAAACGCCGCGTTAAGCATTTGAACAACGGGCAGATTGGTTAA
- the nrdG gene encoding anaerobic ribonucleoside-triphosphate reductase-activating protein yields MNFHQYYPIDVVNGPGTRCTLFVAGCVHECPGCYNKSTWRLNSGMPFTQEMEDQIIADLNDTRIPRQGLSLSGGDPLHPQNVPFILKLVQRVRAECEGKDIWVWTGYKLDELSDAQREVVDLINVLIDGKFVQDLKDPMLIWRGSANQVIHKLR; encoded by the coding sequence ATGAATTTCCATCAATATTACCCCATAGACGTCGTCAACGGGCCGGGTACTCGCTGCACGTTATTCGTTGCCGGCTGTGTGCATGAATGCCCCGGTTGCTATAACAAAAGTACATGGCGACTGAATTCAGGCATGCCGTTTACGCAAGAAATGGAAGATCAGATCATTGCCGATCTGAATGACACACGTATTCCGCGTCAGGGTTTATCCCTTTCCGGTGGCGATCCGCTGCATCCGCAAAATGTGCCGTTTATTCTGAAGCTCGTACAACGCGTGCGTGCGGAATGTGAGGGCAAAGATATCTGGGTTTGGACAGGCTATAAGCTAGACGAACTGAGCGATGCACAGCGTGAAGTCGTGGATTTGATCAACGTGCTCATCGATGGCAAGTTCGTACAAGACCTCAAGGATCCGATGCTCATCTGGCGAGGCAGTGCGAATCAGGTTATTCACAAGCTGCGCTGA
- a CDS encoding RES family NAD+ phosphorylase: MMGYRIVKTKFANSAFTGQGAKQFGGRWNRMGSPMVYLASSISLAMLECLVHLESARLTEFYSLFSIEIDDRDISSLDVSVLPAQWRQDEISSVTADMGSQWIASKVSVGLRVPSVIVPQENNLLLNPQHPKFERYLTTVAEVPHAFDERLK; encoded by the coding sequence ATGATGGGCTATCGCATTGTTAAAACCAAATTTGCAAACAGCGCATTCACGGGGCAGGGAGCAAAACAGTTTGGCGGGCGTTGGAACCGCATGGGTAGCCCAATGGTGTATCTGGCCAGTTCTATCTCGCTTGCGATGCTGGAATGTTTGGTTCACCTCGAAAGCGCACGGCTAACTGAGTTTTACTCGCTTTTTTCGATAGAAATTGACGACCGTGATATTAGCTCGCTAGATGTCAGCGTATTGCCTGCTCAATGGCGTCAGGATGAAATCTCATCGGTAACTGCCGATATGGGGTCACAGTGGATAGCATCGAAGGTATCCGTAGGATTACGGGTGCCTTCGGTGATTGTGCCACAGGAAAATAATCTTTTACTGAATCCGCAGCATCCAAAATTTGAACGCTATCTAACCACGGTGGCTGAAGTGCCGCATGCTTTTGATGAACGACTGAAATGA
- a CDS encoding antitoxin Xre/MbcA/ParS toxin-binding domain-containing protein, whose protein sequence is MRMFTPAQQRDESTLWHVVSFPPEGSIQLLELLKQGLPTDVIENIHQWTGINKADIVQIAGISGRQVSRRKNGPKTLSPEQSESIARLVRVMNAAIALFEDDKEQAIHWLTHPVRALGQTAPASLISTESGAIAVLNLIGRLEHGVFS, encoded by the coding sequence ATGCGTATGTTCACACCCGCTCAGCAGCGAGATGAAAGCACACTTTGGCACGTAGTGAGTTTTCCGCCAGAAGGTAGCATTCAGCTGCTTGAGTTGCTTAAACAGGGATTACCCACCGACGTGATTGAAAATATTCACCAATGGACGGGGATTAATAAGGCCGATATCGTCCAAATCGCGGGGATCAGCGGTCGTCAGGTTTCTCGTAGAAAGAATGGGCCTAAAACGTTATCGCCTGAGCAGAGTGAAAGTATTGCTCGTTTGGTGAGGGTGATGAACGCGGCGATTGCCCTTTTTGAGGATGATAAAGAGCAGGCTATCCACTGGCTAACACATCCTGTGCGTGCACTGGGACAGACTGCTCCAGCGAGTCTCATCAGCACGGAGAGTGGAGCCATTGCGGTATTGAACCTGATCGGGCGCTTGGAGCACGGTGTATTCTCATGA
- the phnC gene encoding phosphonate ABC transporter ATP-binding protein, giving the protein MSIIRVTNLSKTFAGQQALHSVGMEVQQGQMVALLGPSGSGKSTLLRHLSGLITGDRHDDSHIELLGRTIQKQGRLAADIRRSRSDIGYIFQQFNLVNRLTVLENVLIGALGATPFWRTCCGWFTQEQKQQAMQALTRVSMASFAHQRVSTLSGGQQQRVAIARALMQKAKVILADEPIASLDPESARIVMETLLDINQKDGITVVVTLHQVDYALRYCQRVIALRQGHVFYDGESAHLAREQIEHLYRGVNRVNVSTPETEAVAA; this is encoded by the coding sequence ATGTCGATTATCCGAGTTACCAACCTCAGTAAAACATTCGCCGGTCAGCAGGCGCTACACAGCGTTGGCATGGAGGTTCAACAAGGACAGATGGTGGCCTTGCTCGGCCCTTCTGGTTCAGGAAAATCCACGCTGCTTCGTCATCTAAGCGGACTTATCACCGGCGACCGCCATGATGACTCCCACATCGAATTATTAGGCCGTACCATTCAAAAGCAGGGACGTCTCGCGGCTGATATTCGCCGTAGCCGCAGCGATATTGGCTATATCTTTCAGCAATTCAATTTAGTGAATCGCCTGACGGTTCTCGAAAATGTGCTGATTGGCGCGCTAGGCGCAACGCCATTTTGGCGTACCTGTTGCGGTTGGTTCACTCAAGAACAAAAACAGCAGGCCATGCAGGCTCTCACTCGCGTGAGCATGGCCTCCTTCGCCCACCAGCGTGTGTCCACGCTTTCCGGTGGCCAGCAGCAACGCGTTGCCATTGCGCGTGCGCTGATGCAAAAAGCCAAAGTTATTCTCGCCGATGAACCCATTGCGTCACTGGATCCTGAATCCGCCCGCATCGTGATGGAAACCCTGCTCGATATTAATCAAAAAGACGGCATCACCGTGGTGGTCACTTTGCATCAGGTGGATTACGCCCTGCGCTATTGCCAGCGCGTCATAGCGCTGCGTCAGGGGCATGTTTTCTACGACGGTGAAAGCGCGCACTTAGCACGCGAGCAAATTGAACATCTCTATCGCGGCGTAAACCGCGTCAATGTTTCTACCCCTGAAACCGAAGCCGTTGCGGCTTAA
- the phnD gene encoding phosphonate ABC transporter substrate-binding protein, with protein sequence MTYKTVAALAFTSMFSVCTLLGTAHAEEQAPALNFGIISTESQQNLKPQWDPFLKDMEKKLGMKVNAFFAPDYAGIIQGMRFNKVDIAWYGNLSAMEAVDRANGQVFAQTVAADGSPGYWSVLIVNKDSPINNVQEMLAKKKDLTFGNGDPNSTSGYLVPGYYVFAKNNTAASDFKRTVNANHETNALAVANKQVDVATNNTENLDRLKITAPEKFKDLKVIWKSPLIPGDPIVWRKNLPEDAKQKIYGFFMNYGKTPEEQQVLKGLSWAPFRPSSDLQLVPIRQLSLFKQTQTIKANDGLSQTDKATKTAALQAQMDDLDRLSSALNAMNSLKTATQ encoded by the coding sequence ATGACTTACAAAACGGTAGCCGCGCTGGCTTTCACCAGCATGTTCAGCGTCTGTACCCTGCTTGGCACAGCACACGCTGAAGAACAGGCTCCGGCGCTCAACTTCGGCATTATTTCGACGGAATCACAACAAAACCTAAAACCGCAGTGGGACCCGTTCCTGAAGGATATGGAGAAAAAGCTGGGTATGAAGGTCAATGCCTTCTTCGCTCCAGACTATGCGGGCATCATTCAAGGCATGCGCTTTAACAAAGTCGATATCGCGTGGTATGGCAACCTCTCGGCGATGGAAGCCGTGGATCGCGCCAACGGGCAAGTCTTTGCGCAAACCGTAGCCGCAGATGGTTCACCTGGCTACTGGAGCGTGCTGATCGTGAATAAAGACAGCCCGATCAACAACGTTCAAGAGATGCTGGCCAAGAAGAAAGATCTTACCTTCGGCAACGGCGATCCCAACTCTACCTCCGGTTATTTAGTCCCTGGCTATTACGTTTTCGCCAAGAACAATACCGCCGCCAGCGACTTTAAACGCACCGTGAACGCCAACCATGAAACCAACGCGCTCGCCGTGGCGAACAAGCAGGTAGATGTGGCGACCAACAATACCGAAAACCTCGATCGTCTAAAGATCACGGCTCCGGAGAAATTCAAAGATCTGAAAGTGATCTGGAAATCACCGTTGATCCCCGGCGACCCGATCGTATGGCGTAAAAACCTGCCAGAAGATGCCAAACAAAAGATCTACGGCTTCTTTATGAATTACGGCAAAACGCCGGAAGAACAACAGGTTCTCAAAGGCTTGAGCTGGGCACCGTTCCGCCCATCCAGCGATCTTCAACTGGTTCCCATCCGCCAGCTCTCCCTGTTTAAACAAACTCAGACGATCAAAGCCAACGACGGCTTAAGCCAAACCGACAAAGCCACAAAAACCGCTGCGCTACAGGCTCAAATGGACGATCTCGATCGTCTGAGCTCGGCGCTTAACGCCATGAACAGTTTGAAAACAGCCACTCAGTAA
- the phnE gene encoding phosphonate ABC transporter, permease protein PhnE: MQTTQSTAALVPEQKRSWFSLFTGAILLAVLAWSWHGAEMAPLTLFRDAGNMATFAADFFPPDFSQWQQYLGEMLVTLQIAVWGTALSIVLSIPLGLMSAENLVPWWIYQPTRRLMDACRAINEMVFAMLFVVAVGLGPFAGVLALFIHTTGVLAKLFSEAVEAIEPGPIEGVKATGANKLEEIIYGVLPQVMPLWISYSLYRFESNVRSATVVGMVGAGGIGVTLWEAIRGFQFQQTCALMVFIIVTVSLLDFMSQRLRKHFI, translated from the coding sequence ATGCAAACCACTCAATCCACCGCAGCCCTAGTGCCCGAGCAAAAGCGTAGCTGGTTTAGCCTTTTCACCGGCGCCATTCTACTTGCGGTTCTCGCTTGGTCTTGGCATGGCGCGGAAATGGCCCCGCTCACGCTGTTTCGTGATGCTGGCAATATGGCGACCTTTGCCGCTGATTTCTTCCCACCTGATTTTAGCCAATGGCAGCAATATCTTGGCGAAATGCTGGTAACCCTCCAGATCGCCGTTTGGGGAACCGCGCTTTCCATCGTGCTTTCCATTCCTCTGGGGCTAATGAGCGCTGAAAACCTTGTGCCTTGGTGGATCTACCAACCGACTCGCCGACTGATGGACGCCTGCCGCGCCATTAACGAAATGGTATTCGCCATGCTGTTTGTGGTGGCTGTCGGTCTTGGCCCATTTGCTGGCGTGCTGGCGCTATTTATTCATACCACCGGTGTTTTGGCGAAGCTGTTTTCTGAAGCAGTCGAGGCCATCGAGCCGGGCCCCATTGAGGGTGTTAAAGCCACCGGTGCCAACAAGCTGGAAGAGATCATTTACGGCGTCCTTCCCCAGGTTATGCCGCTGTGGATCTCTTATTCACTCTACCGTTTTGAATCCAACGTTCGCTCCGCCACCGTGGTGGGCATGGTGGGTGCCGGTGGTATCGGCGTCACCTTGTGGGAAGCCATCCGCGGATTTCAGTTCCAGCAAACCTGCGCATTGATGGTGTTCATCATCGTCACGGTCAGCCTGCTGGATTTCATGTCTCAGCGTCTACGCAAGCACTTCATCTGA
- the phnF gene encoding phosphonate metabolism transcriptional regulator PhnF produces MHLSRHPTSFPTRYQEIAALLEQDLRQHYQCGDYLPAEHQLAERYEVNRHTLRRAIDELVVRGWVQRRQGVGVLVLMRPFDYPLHSQARFSQNLLEQGSHPTSERLISVLRPTVSHIADALGMEEGQQVIHLRTLRRVNGVPVCVIDHFLPDLSWWGTLQNFTSGSLHGYIQQHLGRELSRTQTRISARCAQAKESRLLEIATHAPLMCVRTLNHCEGQSQPAEYSVSLTRADMIELTMEH; encoded by the coding sequence ATGCACTTATCTAGACATCCGACCAGTTTTCCCACCCGCTATCAAGAGATTGCGGCGTTATTGGAACAAGACCTACGCCAGCATTACCAGTGCGGAGACTATCTTCCCGCAGAGCATCAGCTCGCTGAACGTTATGAGGTAAATCGCCACACTCTGCGCCGCGCCATTGATGAGTTAGTCGTTCGAGGCTGGGTGCAACGTCGTCAAGGCGTAGGCGTTTTAGTGCTGATGCGCCCGTTTGATTATCCGCTGCACTCACAGGCTCGCTTTAGCCAAAACCTATTGGAACAGGGTAGCCATCCCACCAGCGAGCGGTTGATCTCAGTTCTTCGGCCTACGGTTAGCCATATTGCCGATGCGCTAGGGATGGAAGAAGGGCAACAGGTTATTCATCTGCGCACCCTGCGCCGAGTCAACGGCGTGCCGGTCTGCGTTATCGACCATTTCCTACCGGATCTCAGCTGGTGGGGCACGTTGCAAAACTTCACCAGCGGTTCGCTGCACGGTTATATCCAACAGCATCTTGGCCGTGAACTCAGTCGCACTCAAACCCGCATTAGCGCACGCTGCGCACAGGCCAAAGAGAGCCGACTGTTAGAAATCGCCACTCATGCACCGCTGATGTGTGTTCGTACCTTAAATCACTGTGAAGGCCAGTCACAGCCTGCGGAGTATTCCGTTAGCCTGACGCGTGCCGACATGATCGAACTGACCATGGAGCACTAA
- the phnG gene encoding phosphonate C-P lyase system protein PhnG encodes MDATPSHSHFSIAERQRWMATLAHSQPDDLNPLWDALHLNALEWKNIRPAETGLTQIQARTGGSGQRFFLGDATLTRAVIQLSSGTYGYSYQLGRDKSHAERCALIDALLQEREHNMTLLENLINPLAALQQERHQQRAQEIAASRVDFFTLVRGDN; translated from the coding sequence ATGGACGCCACACCGTCTCACTCTCATTTTTCAATCGCTGAGCGCCAACGCTGGATGGCAACGCTGGCGCACAGCCAGCCCGACGACCTTAATCCGCTGTGGGATGCCCTGCATCTCAATGCACTGGAGTGGAAAAATATTCGTCCCGCAGAAACCGGCCTCACCCAAATTCAGGCGCGTACCGGCGGAAGCGGTCAGCGCTTTTTCCTCGGCGACGCCACGCTCACTCGCGCAGTCATTCAGCTCAGCAGCGGCACCTATGGCTACAGTTATCAGCTTGGCCGCGACAAATCTCACGCCGAGCGCTGCGCGTTAATCGACGCCCTGCTGCAAGAACGCGAGCACAACATGACTTTGCTGGAAAACCTGATTAACCCACTCGCCGCACTGCAACAAGAACGACACCAGCAGCGCGCCCAAGAAATTGCAGCTAGCCGAGTGGACTTCTTCACTCTGGTTCGCGGAGATAACTAA
- the phnH gene encoding phosphonate C-P lyase system protein PhnH, which produces MTLMTAFTLPVHDAQNHFRRLLKAMSEPGVIVNLNNTPEGWLPLNSATTSVLLTLSDQDTPVWLTPELSSETAQQNLRFHTGAPLAVEPSLAAFAVVNEQVTAEQLTDFAQGEDVSPETSATVIVQVKSLSGGHMLRLTGPGILEERMIAPQISDVVLNALTERSHSFPLGCDFIFTCGERLLAIPRTTLVEVFDVRSR; this is translated from the coding sequence ATGACGTTAATGACCGCTTTTACATTGCCCGTGCATGATGCACAAAACCATTTTCGCCGCCTGCTGAAAGCCATGAGCGAACCCGGCGTGATCGTGAATTTGAATAACACGCCGGAAGGCTGGCTGCCGCTCAACAGCGCCACCACCAGCGTGCTGTTAACCCTGAGTGATCAAGATACGCCAGTATGGCTCACGCCCGAGCTAAGCTCGGAAACCGCGCAGCAAAATCTGCGCTTTCATACCGGCGCTCCGCTGGCCGTCGAACCTTCACTGGCAGCCTTTGCGGTCGTGAATGAACAGGTTACCGCTGAACAACTGACTGATTTCGCACAAGGTGAAGATGTCTCACCGGAAACCAGCGCCACCGTGATTGTGCAGGTAAAAAGCCTCAGCGGTGGCCACATGTTGCGCCTGACCGGCCCCGGCATTTTAGAAGAGCGCATGATTGCGCCTCAGATTTCAGACGTCGTGCTCAACGCTTTAACCGAACGTTCGCACAGCTTCCCGCTGGGTTGCGATTTCATCTTTACCTGCGGCGAACGTCTGCTTGCCATACCACGCACTACGCTCGTGGAGGTGTTCGATGTACGTAGCCGTTAA